The Euphorbia lathyris chromosome 2, ddEupLath1.1, whole genome shotgun sequence genome includes a window with the following:
- the LOC136219404 gene encoding 9-cis-epoxycarotenoid dioxygenase NCED6, chloroplastic, with translation MQVSLCHFSTSSLSSSLTFHHPKPHSQFQQKYTKTPSITCKILINPSNKTFNFKHLSLSLPAPLSPPPPLFHPELISDNITHHPLNLLQKLAALALDKIEESLQKNHVLPKTVDPAVQISGNFAPVQECPVRHGLEVVGRIPDSLRGGVYLRNGANPLHAPTGGHHLFDGDGMIHAVTLESGSQARYSCRYTRTSRLEQEVALGRSVFPKPIGELHGYLGLARLMLFMVRAGVGLIDVSRGSGVANAGLIYFNGRLLAMSEDDLPYHVKIKGDGDLETIGRFSFCHQLDCPMIAHPKVDPITGELHALSYDVIKKPYLKYFKFDKNGKKSREVHITLNQPTMIHDFALTHNFVVIPDHQVVFKLSEMIRGGSPVKYDQHKASRFGVLPKENGSGIQWVDVPGCFCFHLWNAWEEISNGDKIIVVIGSCMDPPDSIFNESDTAMKSELTEIRMNMRTGESRRRAIVSDLNLEAGQVDRKCLGRRTRFVYLAIAEPWPKCSGIARVDLGTKEVKKYMYGEGRFGGEPYFVGDEEEGEGYVMGFVRDEKKGRSELVIVKASSMEEVALVKLPTRVPYGFHGTFVSEAELREQVLC, from the coding sequence ATGCAGGTGTCTCTTTGTCACTTCTCCAcctcttctctttcttcttccctGACCTTCCACCACCCAAAACCTCACTCTCAATTTCAGCAAAAATACACAAAAACACCATCTATTACATGCAAAATCCTCATCAACCCATCCAACAAAACCTTTAATTTTAAACACTTGTCCCTCTCACTTCCGGCTCCGTTATCACCGCCGCCACCATTATTCCACCCTGAACTGATATCGGATAATATTACCCACCACCCGTTAAACCTGCTTCAAAAGCTTGCAGCTTTAGCTCTCGACAAAATTGAGGAATCACTTCAAAAAAACCATGTATTACCAAAAACCGTTGATCCGGCAGTTCAAATTTCAGGTAATTTCGCACCGGTTCAGGAGTGTCCGGTTCGTCACGGTCTCGAAGTTGTCGGCCGGATTCCAGACAGCTTACGTGGAGGAGTTTACTTGCGAAACGGCGCTAATCCTCTGCATGCACCCACAGGTGGACATCACTTGTTTGATGGTGATGGTATGATTCATGCAGTTACCTTGGAATCCGGAAGCCAAGCCAGGTATAGCTGTAGATACACCCGCACAAGCCGGCTCGAGCAAGAAGTCGCTTTGGGTAGATCTGTGTTCCCGAAGCCGATAGGTGAGTTGCATGGATACTTGGGATTAGCTCGGCTGATGTTGTTCATGGTTCGAGCCGGTGTCGGGTTGATCGACGTGTCACGAGGAAGCGGCGTGGCAAATGCTGGGTTAATCTATTTCAACGGTAGATTATTAGCTATGTCGGAGGATGATCTTCCGTACCACGTGAAGATAAAGGGCGATGGTGATCTTGAAACAATCGGACGGTTTAGCTTTTGTCATCAGCTTGACTGTCCTATGATAGCACACCCTAAAGTGGACCCCATAACGGGGGAGTTACATGCACTGAGTTACGACGTTATTAAAAAACCGTATCTGAAATACTTCAAGTTTGACAAGAACGGGAAAAAGTCACGTGAGGTGCACATCACCTTAAACCAACCCACAATGATCCACGACTTCGCCTTGACTCACAACTTTGTCGTCATCCCGGATCATCAGGTAGTATTCAAGTTATCCGAAATGATCCGGGGCGGGTCACCCGTAAAATACGATCAACACAAGGCTTCAAGATTCGGGGTTTTACCAAAGGAAAACGGGTCGGGTATCCAATGGGTTGATGTTCCGGGTTGCTTTTGCTTCCATTTGTGGAATGCATGGGAGGAGATATCTAATGGGGATAAAATCATAGTTGTGATCGGGTCGTGCATGGACCCACCGGACTCCATATTCAACGAATCGGATACGGCGATGAAGAGTGAATTGACGGAAATACGGATGAACATGAGGACGGGGGAGTCACGGCGAAGGGCAATAGTGTCAGATTTGAATTTAGAAGCGGGGCAAGTAGACCGGAAGTGTTTGGGGCGGAGGACCCGATTCGTGTACCTGGCAATAGCAGAACCGTGGCCGAAGTGTAGTGGAATAGCGAGGGTTGATTTGGGGACGAAGGAGGTGAAGAAATATATGTACGGAGAAGGAAGGTTTGGCGGAGAGCCGTATTTTGTGGGAGatgaggaagaaggagaagggtATGTAATGGGATTTGTTAGGGATGAGAAAAAAGGGAGATCGGAACTGGTAATAGTGAAAGCTTCGAGTATGGAGGAAGTGGCTTTAGTGAAGTTGCCTACTAGAGTTCCTTATGGCTTTCATGGTACTTTTGTTAGTGAGGCTGAATTAAGAGAACAAGTTTTGTGTTAA